Proteins co-encoded in one Campylobacter concisus genomic window:
- the ispG gene encoding flavodoxin-dependent (E)-4-hydroxy-3-methylbut-2-enyl-diphosphate synthase, producing MQRYPTKQIKIRNVLIGGDAPISVQSMTFSKTKDVKGTLEQIQRLYFAGCDIVRCAVFDKEDASALKQIVAGSPIPVVADIHFNHTYALIVSEFVDAIRINPGNIGSAKNIKAVVDACKQRNLPIRIGVNSGSLEKQFEDRYGRTVEAMVESAMYNIKLLEDFDFTDIKISLKSSDVERTMQAYRALRPKTNYPFHLGVTEAGTTFHATIKSAIALGGLLLEGIGDTMRVSITGELEEEIKVAKAILKDSGRQKEGLNIISCPTCGRLQADLMAAVKLVEEKTKGIKEPLNVSVMGCVVNAIGEAKGADVAIAFGKGNGMIMRHGEVVARLPESELVDRFLQEIDDEIKSRD from the coding sequence TTGCAACGATACCCAACAAAACAGATAAAAATTCGCAATGTTTTAATAGGCGGTGACGCACCAATATCCGTGCAATCAATGACATTTTCAAAGACAAAAGACGTAAAAGGCACGCTTGAGCAGATACAAAGGCTATATTTTGCCGGCTGTGATATCGTGCGCTGCGCAGTTTTTGATAAAGAAGACGCCAGCGCGCTAAAACAGATCGTTGCGGGCTCACCTATTCCAGTCGTTGCAGACATTCACTTTAACCACACCTATGCGCTCATCGTTAGCGAATTTGTCGATGCTATCCGCATAAATCCCGGCAACATCGGCTCAGCCAAAAACATAAAAGCGGTCGTTGATGCCTGCAAGCAGCGAAATTTACCTATCCGCATAGGCGTAAATTCTGGCTCGCTTGAAAAGCAGTTTGAGGATCGCTACGGCCGCACTGTGGAGGCGATGGTGGAGAGTGCGATGTATAACATCAAGCTTCTTGAGGATTTTGACTTTACAGACATTAAAATTTCACTTAAATCAAGCGACGTAGAGCGCACGATGCAAGCTTATAGAGCGCTTCGCCCAAAGACAAACTACCCATTTCATCTAGGCGTAACAGAGGCAGGTACCACTTTTCACGCGACTATCAAGTCCGCGATCGCTCTTGGTGGGCTTTTGCTTGAAGGCATCGGCGATACGATGAGAGTTAGCATAACAGGTGAGTTAGAAGAGGAGATCAAGGTCGCAAAGGCGATCTTAAAAGATAGTGGCCGTCAAAAAGAGGGGTTAAACATCATCTCATGCCCAACTTGTGGGCGTTTGCAAGCTGATCTAATGGCAGCAGTAAAGCTCGTAGAAGAAAAAACAAAAGGTATAAAAGAGCCGCTAAACGTTTCAGTCATGGGCTGTGTGGTAAATGCCATAGGTGAGGCAAAAGGTGCAGATGTTGCCATAGCATTTGGAAAAGGAAATGGGATGATAATGCGTCATGGCGAAGTGGTCGCAAGGCTGCCTGAGAGCGAGCTTGTAGATAGATTTTTACAAGAGATCGACGATGAGATAAAAAGTAGAGACTAA
- a CDS encoding replicative DNA helicase has translation MAKQRVNEIEFTNLYDIDMERAILSSILQNNDILGEIFDIIKAKDFYLKGHSQIYDAMVACLNSDDPITMPFLKNRLGEKYDEELILDILGTNSLIDIQKYANELREKSIKRSLVKIAHNIPSKVNEDKPSRDMVDDLSQEFYSLIEGGSTGVIKEGKEIIMKMMDHINAQALLGEKDIVGLDTGFKKLNEMIKGFKNGDLIIVAARPGMGKTTLCLNFMSQVLKNNAGVVFFSLEMPAEQIMMRMLASKTSIPLQDIMTAKMDDEALARFSDACDEFAASKLFVHDSGYVNIHQVRTQMRKLKAMHPEISLCVIDYIGLMMSTNNYADRHVQIAEISRGLKLLARELDMPIIALSQLNRSLESRANKRPMLSDLRESGAIEQDADIILFVYRDEFYLEQEEKEKEKRASAEGKKYKSDHVFNKLQEKAEIIVGKNRNGETGSVDVLFQKQHSRFEDMSAMPVSDVSFEG, from the coding sequence GTGGCAAAGCAAAGAGTTAACGAGATAGAATTTACCAACCTTTACGACATTGATATGGAGCGAGCTATACTAAGCTCCATTTTGCAAAACAACGATATTTTAGGTGAAATTTTTGACATTATTAAGGCAAAGGATTTTTATCTAAAAGGGCATTCGCAAATATATGATGCAATGGTGGCATGCCTAAATAGCGATGATCCTATAACTATGCCATTTTTAAAAAATAGACTTGGCGAAAAATACGACGAAGAGCTAATACTAGATATTTTGGGCACAAATTCCCTAATAGACATTCAAAAATATGCAAATGAACTAAGAGAAAAATCTATAAAAAGAAGTCTTGTAAAAATAGCTCACAATATACCAAGCAAAGTAAATGAAGATAAGCCAAGCCGCGATATGGTCGATGATCTTAGCCAGGAATTTTACTCTTTGATAGAAGGTGGAAGCACTGGAGTTATAAAAGAAGGCAAAGAGATCATCATGAAAATGATGGATCATATTAATGCTCAAGCTTTACTTGGCGAAAAAGATATTGTTGGACTTGATACTGGATTTAAAAAGCTAAATGAGATGATAAAAGGCTTTAAAAATGGTGACCTCATCATCGTCGCAGCTCGTCCAGGCATGGGAAAAACGACACTTTGTTTAAATTTTATGAGTCAGGTTTTAAAAAATAATGCCGGAGTTGTTTTCTTCTCGCTCGAGATGCCAGCTGAGCAAATAATGATGAGAATGCTAGCAAGCAAGACCTCTATCCCACTTCAAGACATAATGACCGCAAAGATGGATGATGAAGCGTTGGCTAGATTTAGCGATGCTTGCGATGAGTTTGCTGCTAGCAAGCTTTTTGTACATGATAGCGGCTATGTAAACATCCATCAAGTAAGAACGCAAATGCGAAAACTAAAGGCTATGCATCCTGAAATTTCACTTTGCGTGATCGACTACATCGGTCTTATGATGAGTACAAATAACTACGCTGATCGTCACGTCCAAATAGCTGAAATTTCTCGCGGATTAAAGCTTTTAGCACGTGAGCTAGATATGCCAATCATCGCCCTTTCTCAGCTAAACAGAAGCCTAGAATCTCGCGCAAACAAGCGCCCTATGCTAAGCGATCTAAGAGAGTCAGGCGCGATCGAGCAAGATGCTGACATCATTCTTTTTGTTTATAGAGATGAGTTTTATCTAGAACAAGAAGAAAAAGAGAAAGAAAAACGCGCAAGTGCCGAGGGCAAAAAGTACAAGAGCGATCACGTCTTTAATAAGCTTCAAGAAAAGGCCGAGATCATCGTTGGCAAAAACAGAAATGGCGAAACTGGCTCAGTTGATGTGCTCTTTCAAAAGCAACACTCAAGGTTTGAAGATATGTCTGCAATGCCAGTATCTGATGTTTCATTTGAAGGCTGA
- a CDS encoding ComEC/Rec2 family competence protein translates to MDKGEQELTATVISSYEKLGDDGKKRQILKLKTDEFSFYTLGAKTDDFKAGDNIFLSVINLDVSFKDYLASSFYMPSFSREKLPQKATLNINQKLQSLIYAQHENSKISQLYSALFLGTSIDAKLRDDVSHLGIAHLIAISGYHLGFISAVIFFVFRPLLKFLYARFLPFRNYNFDLAIIVFIILSFYFFIIGFIPSFLRAFLMSILGFYCALKGVKILNFKTLFIVALVSISLFPQLLFSVGFYFSLMGVFYIFLYFKHLKDKFSPFVHLILLNLYVCFAMEICVLYFFPLISLQQLSVLAINYIFSVFYPLSAALHIASYGNIFDGLLNNVLNFRLSSTKIFVPAIIFIFYNIASLLAIKFRSIFYILPLLGLLCFAIASYKIYA, encoded by the coding sequence ATGGACAAAGGTGAACAAGAGCTAACAGCAACCGTGATTTCTAGCTACGAAAAGCTTGGCGATGACGGTAAGAAAAGGCAAATTTTAAAGCTTAAGACTGATGAGTTTTCATTTTATACGCTTGGAGCAAAGACGGATGACTTTAAAGCTGGAGATAATATATTTCTAAGCGTCATAAATTTAGACGTTAGTTTTAAAGACTATCTTGCTTCCTCCTTTTACATGCCTAGCTTTTCACGCGAAAAACTGCCACAAAAAGCCACGCTAAATATCAACCAAAAACTACAATCACTAATCTACGCCCAGCATGAAAATAGCAAAATTTCACAGCTCTACTCGGCTCTATTTTTAGGCACAAGTATTGATGCAAAGTTAAGAGATGACGTCTCGCACCTTGGTATAGCGCATCTTATAGCCATAAGTGGCTATCATTTAGGTTTTATAAGCGCAGTTATATTTTTTGTATTTAGGCCGCTTTTAAAATTTTTATATGCGAGGTTTTTACCTTTTAGAAACTACAACTTTGATCTAGCCATTATCGTTTTTATAATCTTGTCATTTTACTTTTTTATAATAGGCTTTATACCAAGCTTTTTGCGAGCGTTCTTAATGAGCATTTTAGGATTTTATTGCGCGTTAAAAGGCGTTAAAATTTTAAACTTCAAGACACTTTTTATAGTAGCGCTTGTTAGCATATCGCTCTTTCCGCAGCTACTTTTTAGCGTAGGTTTTTACTTTTCACTCATGGGCGTTTTTTATATATTTTTATACTTTAAACACCTAAAAGATAAATTTTCGCCCTTCGTTCATCTTATACTTTTAAATTTATATGTTTGCTTTGCAATGGAAATTTGCGTGCTTTATTTCTTTCCGCTCATTAGCTTACAGCAGCTTAGCGTCCTTGCTATCAACTACATCTTTAGCGTTTTTTATCCATTAAGTGCTGCGCTTCATATCGCTTCATATGGCAATATTTTTGATGGATTGCTAAATAATGTTTTAAATTTTAGACTAAGCTCGACTAAAATTTTTGTGCCAGCCATTATTTTTATCTTTTATAATATCGCTTCACTTCTAGCTATAAAATTTAGATCCATATTCTACATTTTGCCACTGCTTGGGCTTTTATGCTTTGCTATTGCTAGCTATAAAATTTACGCCTAA
- a CDS encoding EamA family transporter encodes MNKLIFVTILWAFSFSLIGEFLAGKVDSYLAVFIRVTLASLVFLPFTKFRGISPKLAFGIMAIGAVQIGLMYLFYYNSFLYLSVPEVALFTIFTPFYVTLIYDAFSFKFRPLYLFSVGVAVFGALVIKYGAINDGVLKGFLLVQAANICFGAGQSAYKALLEKFDVDQKNVFGYFHFGAFFVAVVALLTLGNPAKFSLTLTQILVLLWLGVVASGLGYFMWNKGACEVDSGVLAIMNNALIPAAIIVNLVFWQKDTDLTRLILGAVIMYISLIIHNKIMKFYGTKIA; translated from the coding sequence TTGAATAAACTGATCTTTGTAACCATTTTGTGGGCGTTTAGCTTTAGTTTGATAGGTGAGTTTTTAGCTGGCAAGGTTGATAGCTATTTGGCTGTTTTTATTCGGGTTACGCTTGCGAGCTTAGTCTTTTTGCCATTTACAAAATTTCGTGGCATCAGCCCAAAACTAGCATTTGGCATCATGGCGATCGGAGCGGTGCAAATAGGACTTATGTATCTATTTTATTACAACTCATTTTTGTATCTAAGTGTGCCAGAAGTCGCACTTTTTACCATTTTTACGCCGTTTTATGTGACGCTCATCTACGACGCATTTAGCTTTAAATTTAGACCACTTTATCTATTTAGTGTTGGCGTTGCGGTTTTTGGAGCTTTGGTTATAAAATATGGCGCTATAAACGATGGTGTATTAAAGGGTTTTTTGCTAGTGCAAGCGGCAAATATCTGCTTTGGAGCAGGGCAGAGTGCATATAAAGCACTTTTAGAAAAATTTGACGTGGACCAAAAAAATGTCTTTGGCTACTTTCATTTTGGTGCATTTTTTGTAGCTGTCGTTGCACTTCTTACTCTTGGCAATCCAGCCAAATTTTCTCTTACTTTAACGCAAATTTTAGTGCTTCTCTGGCTTGGAGTGGTCGCTAGTGGGCTAGGGTATTTTATGTGGAACAAAGGCGCTTGCGAAGTCGATAGTGGCGTGCTTGCCATTATGAATAACGCTCTCATTCCAGCTGCTATCATCGTAAATTTAGTCTTTTGGCAAAAGGACACAGACTTAACTAGGCTAATTTTAGGCGCTGTTATAATGTATATATCTTTGATAATTCATAACAAGATAATGAAATTTTATGGTACGAAGATCGCTTAG
- a CDS encoding TolC family protein produces MKKILAVLLFALPLWAGNLLEIIALAQSAKLESLKEFNKNEYINKNKSNKLNLSLDGRYTFVPDELKGGYMTKAGSITAKVEYLIFDGGASEAADKILDHKGVEKIYKDEELMNLTAFQVAKVYFNAVALNSLINLETKFMDSFAKAAAENEFWFEYGEIDKSEFDAINFTLDKKRAELDELGLKLAELNSRINLLSNGEISFNAGSKIMMPDFSKDDINAKLGAMEQEKFIKEQENEKQKSKFAPKIYLKDTQSVNNNSFKKGERTTSQMIGAYADANRPRVEFEWKLPDSLSLSKQSQVKRIEEQKAALDLSDEENRIITRLKELESAIKGLNAKLNLQDLKQGKLDSDFIDLLNGYLDGEIKYEEFLFVSEKNFSDRANFILDGDLLELNKLEYFFECARKINEVIIE; encoded by the coding sequence TTGAAGAAGATTTTGGCGGTTTTGCTCTTTGCTTTGCCTCTTTGGGCTGGAAATTTACTAGAGATCATCGCTCTGGCGCAAAGTGCGAAGCTTGAGAGTTTGAAAGAATTTAATAAAAACGAATATATAAATAAAAACAAGAGTAACAAACTAAATTTATCCCTTGATGGCAGATATACCTTTGTGCCTGACGAGCTAAAGGGCGGGTATATGACAAAGGCTGGATCGATAACCGCAAAGGTCGAGTATCTCATCTTTGATGGCGGTGCGAGCGAGGCTGCTGATAAAATTTTAGACCACAAGGGCGTGGAGAAAATTTACAAAGACGAAGAGCTGATGAATCTTACTGCTTTTCAGGTCGCAAAGGTCTATTTTAATGCCGTTGCACTAAATTCGCTTATAAATTTAGAGACAAAATTTATGGATAGTTTTGCAAAAGCTGCGGCTGAAAATGAGTTTTGGTTTGAGTATGGCGAGATAGATAAGAGCGAATTTGATGCGATAAATTTTACTCTTGATAAAAAAAGAGCCGAGCTAGACGAGCTTGGACTTAAGCTAGCTGAGCTAAACTCAAGGATAAATTTGCTCTCAAATGGTGAGATCAGCTTTAACGCTGGCTCAAAGATAATGATGCCTGATTTTAGTAAAGATGATATAAACGCAAAACTTGGGGCGATGGAGCAAGAAAAATTTATAAAAGAGCAAGAAAATGAGAAGCAAAAGAGTAAATTTGCTCCAAAAATTTACTTAAAAGATACGCAAAGTGTGAATAATAACAGCTTTAAAAAAGGCGAAAGAACGACTTCACAGATGATAGGCGCTTACGCTGATGCGAACAGGCCTAGAGTGGAGTTTGAGTGGAAGCTACCTGATAGCTTAAGTCTTAGCAAGCAAAGTCAAGTTAAACGCATTGAAGAGCAAAAGGCGGCACTTGATCTAAGCGATGAGGAAAATAGGATAATCACTCGCCTAAAAGAGCTAGAAAGCGCGATCAAAGGCTTAAATGCAAAGTTAAATTTGCAAGATTTGAAGCAAGGTAAGCTTGATAGTGATTTTATTGATCTGCTAAATGGCTATCTTGATGGCGAGATAAAATATGAAGAATTTTTATTTGTGAGTGAGAAAAATTTTAGCGATAGGGCAAATTTTATCCTCGATGGCGATTTACTTGAGCTAAATAAGCTTGAGTATTTTTTTGAATGTGCAAGAAAAATAAATGAGGTGATAATTGAATAA
- a CDS encoding efflux RND transporter permease subunit encodes MIKTAINRPITTLMVFLSLVVFGIYSLKTMNVNLYPQVNIPIVKITTYANGDMNYIKTKITQKIEDEISSIEGIKKIYSTSFDNLSVVSIEFELNKDLESATNDVRDKMQKARLNANYEIEKLNGLSSAVFSLFITRLDGNETKLMQEIDDVAKPFLERISGVSKVKTNGFLEPAVKILLDRFKLDKNALSANEVANLIKVENLKAPLGKIENEQIQMAIKSNFSAKSVDEIRNLTIKQGVFLKDIASVDLAYKDANEAAIMDKKSGVLLGLELAPDANALTVIALAKSKLDQFKSLLGSEYDVKIAYDKSEVIQKHIDQTAFDMILGVLLTIVIVYLFLRNFSITIISVVAIPTSIVATFFIINALGYDINRLSLIALTLGIGIFIDDAIVVTENIASKLKDEPNALKASFAGIKEIAFSVFAISLVLLCVFVPIAFMSGIVGKYFNSFAMSVAAGIVISFFVSIFLVPTLSARFVNAKQSGFFQKSEPFFEALENGYEKILALALKFKLIFLSITLVVVVCSFALAKFVGGDFMPSEDNSEFNIYFKLDPSLSLQASKERLKDKISLINTDPQVAYAYFILGYTDAKQPYLVKAYVRLKELKDRANHERQNAIMQRFRDKLKSDDMSVIVADLPVVEGGDVQPVKLTITSENGKDLEKFVPKISKMLKEINDATDVNSPEEDLLKRVQISIDEDKAKRLNLDKASIASAVYSAFSQNEVSVFENENGKEYELYMRLDDKFRSDTNDILKTKIRSNEGFFVTLGDVATISFEQKPASISRFNRADEIKFLANTKNNAPLNSVANEISKKLDEILPANFKYKFLGFVELMDDTNASFIFTVSASAVLIYMVLAALYESFLLPFLIMLAMPLAFCGVVIGLFISGNPFSLFVMVGVILLFGMVGKNAILVVDFANHFANNGIEANEAVKMAAKKRLRAVLMTTFAMIFAMLPLALSRGAGYEANSPMAISIIFGLISSTLLSLLVVPVLFAWVYNLDKFIRKFYERERI; translated from the coding sequence ATGATAAAAACAGCCATCAACCGCCCTATAACTACATTAATGGTTTTTTTAAGCCTCGTTGTCTTTGGCATCTACTCGCTAAAGACGATGAATGTAAATTTATACCCACAAGTAAATATCCCAATCGTTAAGATCACGACCTACGCAAACGGCGATATGAACTACATCAAGACAAAGATCACGCAAAAGATCGAAGATGAAATTTCAAGCATTGAAGGTATCAAGAAAATTTACTCAACAAGCTTTGATAACCTAAGTGTGGTTAGCATCGAATTTGAACTAAATAAAGATCTAGAGAGCGCTACAAACGACGTCCGTGACAAGATGCAAAAGGCACGTCTAAATGCAAACTACGAGATAGAAAAGCTAAATGGCCTATCTTCAGCCGTCTTTAGTCTCTTTATCACAAGGCTTGATGGCAATGAAACTAAGCTAATGCAAGAGATCGATGACGTGGCAAAGCCGTTTTTGGAGCGCATTAGCGGCGTTTCAAAGGTCAAGACAAATGGCTTTTTAGAGCCAGCGGTGAAAATTTTACTTGATAGATTTAAGCTTGATAAAAACGCCCTTAGTGCAAACGAAGTGGCAAATTTGATAAAGGTTGAAAATTTAAAAGCGCCGCTTGGCAAGATAGAAAATGAACAGATCCAAATGGCGATCAAGTCAAATTTTAGCGCCAAAAGCGTAGATGAGATAAGAAATTTAACGATCAAACAAGGGGTCTTTTTAAAAGATATCGCAAGCGTTGATCTTGCTTACAAAGACGCAAATGAAGCTGCGATAATGGATAAAAAAAGTGGCGTTTTACTTGGTCTTGAGCTAGCCCCAGACGCAAACGCTCTAACCGTGATCGCTCTAGCTAAGTCAAAGCTAGATCAGTTTAAAAGCCTGCTTGGCAGCGAATACGACGTAAAAATAGCCTACGATAAGAGCGAAGTAATACAAAAGCACATCGATCAAACCGCCTTTGATATGATCCTTGGCGTCTTGCTAACTATCGTGATCGTATATCTGTTTTTAAGAAATTTCTCGATCACTATCATCTCAGTCGTAGCGATCCCAACTAGTATCGTGGCAACATTTTTCATCATAAACGCCCTAGGCTACGACATAAACCGCCTAAGTCTTATCGCCCTTACGCTTGGCATTGGAATTTTCATAGATGATGCGATCGTCGTCACTGAAAATATCGCTAGCAAGCTAAAAGATGAGCCAAATGCCCTAAAAGCAAGCTTTGCAGGTATAAAAGAGATAGCATTTAGTGTCTTTGCGATCTCGCTCGTTCTGCTTTGTGTCTTTGTGCCTATCGCCTTTATGAGCGGTATCGTTGGCAAGTACTTTAACTCATTTGCGATGAGCGTGGCAGCTGGCATCGTCATATCATTTTTTGTGAGCATTTTTCTTGTGCCAACTCTTAGTGCTAGGTTTGTAAATGCCAAACAAAGCGGTTTTTTTCAAAAGAGCGAGCCATTTTTTGAGGCACTTGAAAATGGCTATGAGAAAATTTTAGCTTTAGCGCTTAAATTTAAGCTCATATTTTTATCCATAACGCTTGTGGTCGTTGTTTGCTCATTTGCTCTGGCTAAATTTGTAGGTGGTGATTTCATGCCAAGCGAGGATAACTCGGAGTTTAACATCTACTTTAAGCTTGACCCATCACTTAGCCTGCAAGCTAGCAAAGAGAGGCTAAAAGATAAAATTTCACTCATAAATACCGATCCTCAGGTAGCTTACGCCTACTTCATCCTTGGCTACACAGACGCCAAGCAGCCTTATCTTGTAAAAGCTTACGTTAGGCTAAAGGAGCTAAAAGATAGAGCTAATCACGAGAGGCAAAACGCTATCATGCAGAGGTTTCGCGACAAGCTAAAAAGTGACGATATGAGTGTCATTGTGGCTGATCTTCCGGTAGTTGAAGGTGGCGATGTGCAGCCAGTTAAGCTTACTATCACATCTGAAAATGGCAAAGATTTAGAGAAATTTGTACCAAAGATCAGCAAGATGCTAAAAGAGATAAATGACGCAACGGATGTAAATTCGCCCGAAGAAGATCTGCTAAAGCGTGTGCAAATTTCTATCGATGAAGATAAGGCAAAAAGGCTAAATTTAGACAAGGCCAGCATTGCAAGCGCTGTTTATAGCGCATTTAGCCAGAATGAGGTCTCTGTTTTTGAAAACGAAAATGGCAAAGAGTATGAGCTTTACATGCGTCTTGATGATAAATTTAGAAGCGATACAAATGATATCTTAAAGACAAAAATAAGAAGCAATGAGGGCTTTTTTGTCACACTTGGCGATGTGGCGACGATTAGTTTTGAGCAAAAGCCAGCTAGTATTTCAAGGTTTAATAGAGCTGATGAGATAAAATTTCTAGCAAATACCAAAAACAACGCTCCGCTAAATAGCGTGGCAAATGAAATTTCAAAGAAGCTTGATGAAATTTTGCCAGCAAATTTCAAGTATAAATTTTTGGGATTTGTTGAGCTGATGGATGATACGAATGCCTCTTTTATCTTTACAGTGAGCGCTAGTGCTGTGCTTATTTACATGGTGCTTGCTGCACTTTATGAGAGCTTTTTGTTGCCATTTCTTATCATGCTAGCCATGCCACTTGCCTTTTGTGGTGTGGTGATAGGGCTTTTTATAAGCGGCAATCCATTTAGCCTATTTGTCATGGTTGGCGTCATCTTGCTCTTTGGTATGGTCGGCAAAAACGCCATTTTGGTGGTTGATTTTGCAAACCACTTTGCAAATAACGGCATAGAGGCAAACGAAGCTGTGAAAATGGCTGCTAAAAAGCGACTAAGGGCTGTTTTGATGACCACTTTTGCGATGATATTTGCCATGCTGCCTCTTGCTCTTAGCAGGGGTGCTGGCTATGAGGCCAACTCGCCTATGGCTATAAGCATCATCTTTGGGCTCATTAGCTCGACTTTGCTAAGCTTGCTTGTCGTGCCAGTGCTTTTTGCATGGGTCTATAATCTTGATAAATTTATAAGAAAATTTTATGAAAGGGAGAGAATTTGA
- a CDS encoding efflux RND transporter periplasmic adaptor subunit — MKKLIILMIFGIFSFASEEIFADFEVYAKQSSKLAFESSGKVDKIFVDVSSHVKKGDVLASLDQSSLEIALKKAKNDLELAKNASEFAKNTLSKFTQVRDVTSKQEFDEVKYKFDEAILRVQSVQIAILNAQDHLKKAVLKAPFDGVIASKNVELGESASPLQPAFVLNSEEAKILIAIDEKYANLVKVGDIFKFKLDATSDEKEVKIALIYPEIKRETRKFYAEAYDMSLKPGMFGQGRVLVSKRK; from the coding sequence TTGAAAAAGCTGATAATTTTAATGATATTTGGCATTTTTTCATTTGCTAGTGAGGAAATTTTTGCTGACTTTGAAGTCTATGCCAAACAAAGCTCAAAGCTCGCATTTGAGAGCAGTGGCAAAGTGGATAAAATTTTTGTAGATGTATCAAGCCACGTTAAAAAAGGCGACGTTTTAGCTAGCCTTGATCAAAGTAGCCTAGAAATCGCTCTAAAAAAGGCAAAAAATGATCTTGAGCTTGCAAAAAATGCTAGTGAATTTGCAAAAAATACTTTAAGTAAATTTACTCAAGTAAGGGACGTCACTTCAAAGCAAGAATTTGACGAGGTAAAGTATAAATTTGACGAAGCGATACTTCGGGTTCAAAGTGTACAAATTGCTATTTTAAATGCGCAAGATCACCTTAAAAAAGCTGTTTTAAAAGCTCCTTTTGATGGCGTTATCGCTAGTAAAAATGTCGAGCTTGGCGAGAGTGCTTCGCCGCTTCAGCCAGCCTTTGTCTTAAACTCTGAGGAGGCTAAAATTTTAATAGCGATCGATGAAAAATATGCAAATTTAGTAAAAGTTGGTGACATTTTTAAATTTAAACTTGACGCAACAAGCGATGAAAAAGAGGTAAAAATCGCTCTCATCTATCCAGAGATCAAGCGAGAGACTAGAAAATTTTACGCCGAGGCTTATGATATGAGCTTAAAACCTGGCATGTTTGGTCAAGGCAGAGTGCTAGTTAGTAAAAGAAAATGA
- a CDS encoding TolC family protein, translating into MKNFLFIFLPVFLLGSNLSVIANKATQNEISKIKELEFKRANLNDEATLSSYMPSLSLEGSYGKNASTFPSIVAKESAGVLARIDFLLYDGGAREARLKMSQLLKNKAVIASDEAKNYLAFKAVNLYFNAAALENIITAKQAQANFLKGVLDKLEKANIAGLAAKDELENVRAKYYLANSTQLEYKNKMEQILNEINLLTGEQILPVAGAKMADISSNLASKNAELDRLSQDIFLGEVKLSETRAGFLPQILLYDTYGFYKNNYDIDLGRLSSYRSYVDKYLKEDTHGNKFGIAFKWKIFDFFATSKMSQAQKIALDEARLNLEYKRRENETKLKNLQSEIVVLTSKIASLNEYVRASDLALKASYEKYNSGLLGYSDLLEALSQKFDAISLFESAKDELEIKKAEFFFENGEPILERIRD; encoded by the coding sequence ATGAAAAATTTTTTATTCATTTTTTTGCCGGTATTTTTGCTTGGTTCAAATTTAAGCGTGATCGCAAACAAAGCAACGCAAAATGAAATTTCAAAGATCAAAGAGCTTGAGTTTAAAAGAGCAAATTTAAACGATGAAGCCACATTAAGCTCATATATGCCAAGTCTTAGCCTAGAGGGCTCATACGGCAAAAATGCAAGCACTTTTCCAAGTATAGTCGCTAAAGAGTCAGCCGGTGTGCTAGCTAGGATAGATTTTTTGCTATATGATGGCGGAGCTAGAGAGGCTAGACTAAAGATGAGCCAGCTTTTAAAAAACAAAGCCGTGATCGCTAGTGATGAAGCTAAAAACTACCTTGCATTTAAGGCTGTAAATTTATACTTTAACGCAGCTGCGCTTGAAAATATAATCACAGCCAAACAGGCTCAAGCAAATTTTTTAAAAGGTGTTTTAGATAAGCTTGAAAAGGCAAACATTGCAGGCCTTGCCGCAAAAGATGAGCTTGAAAATGTAAGGGCTAAATATTACTTAGCTAATAGCACGCAGCTTGAATACAAAAACAAAATGGAGCAAATTTTAAATGAGATAAATTTGCTAACTGGTGAGCAAATTTTGCCAGTAGCTGGAGCAAAGATGGCTGATATTAGCTCAAATTTAGCTTCAAAAAATGCCGAGCTTGATAGACTAAGCCAAGATATATTTTTAGGCGAGGTCAAGCTTAGCGAGACAAGAGCTGGCTTTTTGCCTCAAATTTTGCTTTATGACACCTATGGATTTTACAAAAATAATTACGATATCGATCTAGGCAGGCTTAGTTCTTACCGCTCATACGTGGATAAATACCTAAAAGAAGATACTCATGGCAATAAATTTGGTATCGCTTTTAAATGGAAAATTTTTGATTTTTTCGCCACTAGTAAGATGAGTCAGGCTCAAAAGATCGCACTTGATGAGGCAAGGCTAAATTTGGAGTATAAAAGGCGTGAAAACGAGACAAAGCTTAAAAATTTGCAAAGTGAAATTGTGGTGCTTACTTCAAAAATCGCTTCACTAAACGAATATGTAAGAGCAAGCGATTTGGCATTAAAAGCTAGCTATGAGAAGTATAACTCTGGGCTTTTGGGATATAGTGACCTGCTTGAAGCACTTTCTCAAAAATTTGATGCCATTAGTCTTTTTGAGAGTGCAAAAGATGAGCTTGAGATCAAAAAAGCGGAGTTCTTTTTTGAAAATGGCGAGCCGATTTTAGAGAGGATTAGGGATTGA